CCTCGAGCTCTCTTAGTTTCTTAAGTTTTCTGTTAAACTCCATGCTACTTTCCGATCCATGTTAGTTGCTATAACCTGCTCGATCAAGTTGACACCATCCAATCGGTTCCGAGCAAGACAGATGCCAGAAAGGACCTCTGCCAATCAATGTGGAAAGAAATGGAAAATGCTTGTTCAAAGGAAATGGACCATCGACACAGATTAAGTACTCACTCAGTGCAACTCATTAGTGAATAATCTATCACTCCAGGTAACTCTTTTAACACCAAGGCATCTACCTCTGAAACATGGACACAAGATAGCTAATGAGAAAACCGCCAATCCAACAGAAATATGTTCTAACGTTGTACACACGTTAGGTCTACGGTTCCAAATAAGGCTAAAGAATCAATTGATGCTGAAACACGACACATGATAGATAGCCTTCTTATTCATGCTGGTTGAGGAACTCAAACAAACTTCCTTCTTACCAATCCTGTAGGAATAACACAAAATCATTGTCTCATTTTTACTTGTTGGGGTATTCCAAATCACCGTTTATCCCCGAAGGCCATATTCCGATTTCCGAGTAACCATCCTCAGTCGCACATGCTCTGAACATTCCTGTTGTATTAAAAGGCATAGTCACCTCTCCATTTGCAGACACCGCAACAAGGCCAACGTTACCTTTTGGCGTTCTCTCAATAACATAGGCTGCTGCTTCCTTCAGAGAAAGCCCCTTGTATTCCATCAGGGCAGCAACATCCCGAGCAACAGTAGCTTGGATAATGGATTCACCTTTGCCAGTAGCAGAGACTGCACAGTATGAATTGGCATAAGTTCCCGCACCTATGATTGGAGTGTCTCCTATCCTCCCGGCCATCTTGTTCACCAACCCTCCAGTAGATGTCGCTGAAGCCAAGATTCCATGGCCATCAACTGCGACACATCCAACAGTCCCTATTTGGCTGTCACCTATGCTACTTGGTATGGCTCCTTTAATGGGCTCGGTATAATCAATCTGCAAAGTGAATTTATATGAATATTAATGGTGACAATGCAAACGCACATTGCTACTTGCCAGAGAATAGTCTCTCAAATCCATTAGCATCTTGACAAATGGATACAATGGTTACAAATGCATGGGAGGTGGAGGTTTCACAATGTTTCTTATGCATTTAAGTTTCAAATAAGTGACAAACCCAGGTCTATGCTCTTAATGAAAGAAATTAATCAACTAAAATTTAACAGATAATAATGCATCACTAATTAAGTTCTGCAAGAACAAAAACCTTCCAGAATCCTagtaattcaaatttaaaagACAAGGTGAACTGCATGGTGAGATAATGTTCAAAAAGCACACCTGTactctttttgcttcttttgcatttTTCAGCCTCTCAACATTTTCTGGGGTGATGAAATGGCTTGAATGTGCAGTTTCTACACCCTAAAGATTCAACATAACCCATCAGAAAGATACTCAGATAAATATCTTACTACTTAATACAAGCAATTTGCACACCATGGTCgtaaacaaaaattataaaatatgaagACGTACTTTAGTGCTCATCAAAGTAAACAATGACATGCAACTCTAGGAACCACATTTAATGCTTGCAGCATTGTGAGTGTCACAAGCAATTTTTTAATGCCCAAGAATACAGAATTGAAGATACAACAAATTTTGCCACAAAAGAAAATAGAGAACTTGAATTAATTACTCTAGtttatcgatatatatatatatgtatgtatatatatatgtatgtatatatatatgtatgtatatatatatatatatatatatatatatatatatatatatatatatatatatatatatatatatatatatatatatatatatatatatacatatatacagaaGATTCTTTATGGGAGCTAGAGACTTAATTCTCATGTATGATTCCATAAGAATGCAACTGCATTCCATGTGAATATGGTACCAGCAAACAGTATCTCAGTTACTGAAAAATGGAGGCATATAATTAAATGTGCTGTAATAGCATCCGAATGTCTGCTCTTCATTGAGATAATTGTTCTGTACACACACGCACACATGGTGGGAAAGCAGATTGGTTGTTGATTTGGACGTTCTTTTTAGTTACACCTTGACAAACAATTACTTCTCTGGTTTCTGAATAAGTTAGTTTCCATGAAAAGCATTCGTTTCACTTTCATCATCTTCTTGTTTCCCAAAATACAGGAAGCTGATGAATCTACAAAGGTCACAATTTGAAGAAAATATTATAAGCCTAACTTCCAAATCTGAAATTTATGTCAAGTTGATTTATGATTTCTTTAAGAACTTGATGAAGTGAGACTTCCAGAGTCAGAAACTGTATAAGCAAAAAGTCAAGATAAAAGGGGCCAGAAGTGGTTTTCTGGCAAGACCCCTTTGATGCCCAAGATAGAAAATACAGGTAAAGGAGGAGAAAACTCCAAGGCAAAGCGACAGATGGGAATCGCATACCACGGCATTAAAGGTGTGGAATCTTTATACAGGCTTCACAAGACTAACCCCATGTTTGAAAAAAAGCATTAAGATCTAGGGACCTTGCATGACTCAACTTTCCTTGTTGCCAAATCTTGAGCTATCATTATATGTGATTATAGCCTGTCAGAAAAGAACATATCCCAGAGAACTAGGAGATCTGCTTGAACCATGCTTATTAAAAATTGGAATCCTACTTTGAATACATTTGGCTAGCTAGATAGAAACCAGTCAGACTAGCCCAAATCCAGTTAGGAATTCCTATCCTGGCTGGACCTCGACTGAGTGCCGTAGTGATCTAGCCAAAAATTACCCTGTGATTAGGTAATGCAGCTACTCATCACACTTACTATCTACTCACAAGCCTAACCTTGTTAGGCTTTAGCAGAAGCAGTAGATTTGAATAGAAGGAATATGCCTCGGCATATGTAAAGACGCTAAGCTAAAGAGCTCACAGCTAAGCATGAATTGCCTCTGCTCCAAAAAGAAATTATAGAACAGGAGATCTAATTAGGAAGGCTAATCTGAACTGAAATTAGACTACACGAGAATAAAACAGGATGAGATCAACTGGATTCTAAAATGAGTATGCCTCAGTAACAACTGAAGAGAGAATATGTTAACCTTCATTAATAATGGAAAGCCATAAGTATATCATGATTTGCAGGCATCAGATGCAATCACTCCTGGAGCACTAGGTTGAGCACTCAAATATTGCAACTAAATGATGTGTCACAATGAAGTGGATGAAAAGattttttgttttcatttgtGAAATTGCATCTCCCATTGGCAGGAAATTGACCATCCAAAGTGGATAGAGAGGATGAGTTCAAATGTTAAACAgttaaagaggagaagaagattaGGGACTTAGTCATTTCCTTTAACATTATTAAGTATTCAACCTCCATCAACTTCAAGAAACTACCACCAAGTTCTAACTCTACAAGGCAATCACCAGCAATGTCCTTTTCTTATTGAGAGTGCACCTAAGATCTTTCTATGAAGACAACAAAAGAGACAAAAAAGAGGACCAAGCCCAACTCACAAAAGCTTTTATCAGTTCAGAAGTCAGTTGTCAAACCTGGACTGTGAGAATAGCCCGACTACGTTTGGAGCCTGAATCTTGATGCAATGCGAGAACCATCTCCTGCACCAATCTTCAAGAGTGGAGAAGAAAGGAGAGGAAAGGTCAAGGACAAGGATCCTCGATGTAGAGCTGGACCTTTTCACCTCGTTCTACAATAGAAGACCCTTGTCAGGGATGTCCCTGACATGATCCCTCCGAGGGGTTATGGGACAGTCAAAAGAGAGACCTATGTGGAGAGTATCTTCCATTTCGATTTGTACTAACATGGTAGATATGGTCATGTTTTATTGTCTTTTTTAGTCTGCTAATGTCCACATGCCAACCTGATTGGGGGTGAACATTGTCCTTATCAGTTTTCATAAAGGGTGAGTTTGGTATTAACTGGATTTATTTCTATAAGAGCTTTTGTTGAAACAGGTGGTACCCTAAAAGGTGAGTTCCTTGAAGCCCTATTGTCCCTTCTTTCATCTTTGTCAGGAGAGCAAACAATTTCCTTGGCTATCTTGAGGGTATGTTATTGGAGGACTGAGACAAACTAAGCTATGATTCCTAAAGAGTTCTCACTCCTCTATAGTGACAACAAACCATGAAATGTAGGGGAAGGATCAATTGATCGATAAACTAAGCTACGACTCCTATTGAGTTCTCACTCTGCTACAGTGACAACAAACCATGAAATGTAGGGGAACGAACAATTGATGGATTTAAAGAGGTCGAAAAGGAGATTATCAAGGAGAGAGAATATACATGAAATTCAGCAATCGAAAGCAAAACAGGTGGAAATCGATGTCAATGGAGGGAAGAAGAGTTTTGCAGGGCTTACACAAGCCTTAGTGGTGCTCTCAATTGGAAAAGAACCTCAATGATGGTCAACTAAAGGTATTTAGCTTGGTGTTACTTTGCCAGAGAAGATGAAAAGGATAAAAGACAAAATAGTCTCAAAATGAAGGAGATGGGAATTAGCTATTCTTCTCCTATCATATAGTTCAATCAATGGCCCAAATCATCTTTACCTTTCATCATGGATTCTCCTCTAAGTGTCCTTCTCAAGCCTCTAGTCTTCACATAAATATTTAGGTAGACTAGAGAGTGGCGGATGAGTGATATAAGTATCACCAACAAGTCTTATATAGGTCCTAACTGACAAAGTTATAATTGGACTTGTATAAGTTCCACCTATTGTTGATCAATCTAGCTAGCCTTGGATTTTTCTTTGGATAAGACTCTAATTTCCAAACAAGCATGATCAAGTCAAAATCTTCTGAATCCTAGGATTTTCTTTCGTAATATAACTCTAACCATAACTCATAATTAAACAACTAGAAAGTTTAAATGTGCGAGCGCTCATCAAACAATCTATCCTTCCAAACCCAATATAAACACCCAACTTGAAGTAAATTTATATAATGCCTTAGTCCATATCGCTCTtccaaaaaaaaatctcttttacTCACATCTTTGGAATAGGCATCAAAGGGATTTTGCTAAATTTCCCCCTTTAGTCCTTGATGCTAGTTCATGATCCAAATCACCTCATCCTCATCCAATTTTTACCCATcaacaaaattctttcatgattggTAATTATGACAATTAAGATTTAATTTGGTTTTTCTTAGTTTGGTCCTTAATTGTTCTTTTGGAAACCTTCATCCATGTCCAAAGTTACTTTCACTTTGGTCTCTAGTCTATTATTGAAAATGACCCTACTatcttgatttatttttttcatttctttatcAATTACACTGCTCAACATAGGCTTCTTCAgacttgttttttatttttatatcagcAGTGTCACTGGTAAAATAATCTTGATGGTAAAGTAATGGTTGAAAAAATTAGCCACTACTTGTTTTCTACAAGACATGATAATTTCCATGTTCTGAAACATACTGTTGTCATAATATAACAATCCACAAAATTATCACAATGTTCATCTCCTATTGTGCGAATAACACTACATAATATAACTGCATTATTGGGAATAAGACTGTCTCACAGCCCAAACATTCTTATAGAAGGCTCACCCATGTGCACCCAGATTTTCTCATTGTTAATTAGCAATTTCCAATTGTACATAAGCAATGTGATGATCTTGCCAACATGCTTACAAGTGGCCTACATAAGCTTTATTAGACTGTTTATGGAAATTAGCTAGAAGACAAAGTTTTGATTTTCCAATTTTCTGTCAGATCGAAGAGATTAAACTCAAATTGGTCGAAAACTAGTATCTTGTACAAAATAAACATAAACAGCTAGCATAAGAGACACCTTAATCAACAATTTCTGTTAAATTTAAAGGCATTGCATTTAAACCTCTAACTTTAACAggaaatttaagaaaaaatatgGTGGTGTTTGATGACTTAACTTGCTCCCTTGCAAATGCCTCAGCACCATCAAATGCCAA
The window above is part of the Musa acuminata AAA Group cultivar baxijiao chromosome BXJ2-6, Cavendish_Baxijiao_AAA, whole genome shotgun sequence genome. Proteins encoded here:
- the LOC135615650 gene encoding isoaspartyl peptidase/L-asparaginase 1-like — its product is MGWAIALHGGAGDIPLSLPAEGRAPREAALRHCLELGVAALKANRPPLDVVELVVRELENSPCFNAGKGSVLTTNGTVEMEACIMDGNTKKCGAVSGLSTVVNAISLARLVMERTPHIYLAFDGAEAFAREQGVETAHSSHFITPENVERLKNAKEAKRVQIDYTEPIKGAIPSSIGDSQIGTVGCVAVDGHGILASATSTGGLVNKMAGRIGDTPIIGAGTYANSYCAVSATGKGESIIQATVARDVAALMEYKGLSLKEAAAYVIERTPKGNVGLVAVSANGEVTMPFNTTGMFRACATEDGYSEIGIWPSGINGDLEYPNK